DNA sequence from the Cellulophaga sp. HaHaR_3_176 genome:
TCTTGGTTTCTATGTTTTAGACCTAATTCATTATCATCAAGTACAACCTTATAATTTTCATGATCTACTAGTTTTTTTACAATAATATTAGTTTCTGGGTCATCAAAAGAAGGAAGCTTTTCATCATCTTCATATCCATAATTTAATTCTAAACTAGCAGATTTATAATCGTTTATATTCCAAAATCGTTTCTCTGTAGGAAATGAATGTTTTTCTTCTTTACAACTCAATATTAGTAGGGTAAAAATAAAAAGTAATATTACGTTTGGTTTATTCATTTTAGTTTGATTCTTGGTTCTTTGTATTTAGATAGTAAATTTAATAAACTATCGACAGTTTTCTCATATTTCTTTTGTTCACCGAAAACATAACTATGAAAAGTATCATAATCATACTGCTTTTGAAATTTTCTTTCTAGCTTTTTATTTTTAATTATTGTAGCTCTAACTTCTGTATCAGTAGGATTTTTTAATTTTGAAATAGCTTTTTTTATTTTTCGTGCATATAATTCTGTAATCTTAAAATGATATAATTCATGAGTTAATAGTTCTTTACTATTTGAATGAGAATTGTATACGAATGATCTAGATGGATGAAAAAGAGAGGTAACCATAACTCCATCATTATCTATTTTGCTTTCTAGAGTAACATATACATATGCAAAACGATTATTGCCGTAAAGAGTTTTTTTAAAAAACTCTAAGCCGCGAAAATTCTTAAAGGTTATTTCTTCAACTTTATCGTAGGTTATTGGTTTTTCGTAGTCTAAAAAATTTACATTAATTAATATTACAAACGCTATAACGAAAGGTGTTAAAACTAATAAACTATATTTTAAAAACTTTTTCAATTTTTTTAAAGGCACTTTATTTCCTCTTTTATTTTCTTTAACCACAATTACTAATTGATAAAATATGGGTGAGAAATAAAAAACTAAAAAAAGAATGATGATTAAAATATCAGACATCTAAAAATGTTAATAGTTAGTTAATTTAGCGAAAACATAATATTTATCAAATTAACTCTTTTTTAAAAATAAAAAAGCTACTCTATTTGAGTAGCTTTTTCTATATTATAAAATATTTTGGAAAGCAAATCTATATATAATGTATAATAAACTCTTATTTATTAGCAGCTTTTATTTGTTCTCGTAAACCAAAGTAAAAAGTATCAAATTCAGGAGATACTTTGATATTTAAACCTTCAGAAAAACCTCCATCTTTAGCTGATGCAGAAATTCTGGTTGCAGCAACAGAAAAGTTTTTTTGTAACATATTAGCAATACTAGATGCTTGTATTAATGCCATATCAAACTCACCAGTATTCGTAACTGCTTCAACAGTAATATTTGTATTTGAATGCAAGTTTAAAACAGTAGCTATTTTACCTAAATAAGCTTCAGCAGTAGCGTCCTTAGTAGTTAATCCAGTTCTGATGGCTTCATTTAAAGAAACGATTACAGCACCGCTAGCTACATTTATAGAGCTATTTTCGCCTAATGATTTTTTAAAATCTGTTAGTACCAATAACGCAATAGAATCGTGAGTACTAAAAGCATCAGTAATTTGCTTTAATTGAGCTTCTTTAGATTGAAGAGAAGCTAAAGTTTTACCAATATTTTCAGATTTTTCAATCGATGCTTTTGTGAAACTATTGATGTTTTGCATTAACGATTTATTTGTTTCTAATAACTCATCAGCTTGTGCTTTATAAGATTCCGACTCTGTTTTACTAACAATCTCTTTTTTCCTAGAAATAGCTAATTCACTTTCTGTTTCAGAAATTTGTGTTTTTAAATTGTCTATTTCTAATATTAAATCACTTTTTTTCTGTGCTTGCATTGTTACTATGCTCAACATGAAAACTACTAAAAGGGTGAAATTTTTAATCATTATTTTAATAAATTATAATTTGATACTTATTTATTGGTAATTACCGATTTTCCTCCTAAAAAAATACAATCGTATAATTCTTGCATACCGTTAAAAGGAACGGGTGTTTTTTGATATTTATAAGCTGAACGTAAATCTCTATTCATATCAGTGTCATCTACATTTACTTGTATATCTTCCATATGAAATTGACAAGGATGTTCATAACCAGCTGCATGTGTAATTTCTAAAAATTCTTTTCTAAATGATTTAAAGTATTGCGCTAAACGATCTGATTTTAATGGAACATCAATTCCATTTTGCAACCATTTATTTTGAGTAGCAATACCAGTAGGGCAGCGGTTGGTGTGGCAAACTTGTGCTTGAATACAACCAATACTCATCATAGCTTCACGAGCTACATTTATACAATCAACACCCATAGCAAATGCCATAGCTGCTTTTGCTGGAAAACCTAATTTACCACTTCCAATAAATACAATACGATCTGTAAGTTCTCTATTTAAAAATACTTTATATAAACTAGAAAACCCGTAGACCCATGGTAAAGAAACATGATCTGCAAAACTTGGCGGAGCAGCACCGGTACCACCTTCACCACCATCTACAGTTATAAAATCAGGGCCTTTACCTGTTTTTAACATTAAATCTGCTAGTTGTTCCCATTGGTCAATTTTACCAATAGCACCTTTAATACCAACTGGTAGTCCTGTTTCTTCTGCTATTTTTTCAATTAGTTGAAGCAATTCAGGAATTGTTTTAAAAGCTTTATGAGTAGCTGGAGAAAGTACATCCTTTCCAACTTCTACGCCTCTAATTTCAGCTAGTTCAGGTGTGATTTTTGCACCTGGTAAAACACCACCTTTCCCTGGTTTTGCCCCTTGTGAAAGTTTAATTTCAATAGCTTTAATACATGGGTTGTTTTCTACTAATGCTTTAAGTTTTTCGATAGATAAGCTTCCTTCATCAGAACGAACACCAAAGTAGCCAGTTCCAAAATGAAATACTACATCGCCACCTTGTTTATGATAAGGAGACAAACCACCTTCACCTGTATTATGGTAAGCATCAGATTTAGCAACACCTTTATTTAAAGATTCTACTGCTGCAGCCGATAATGAGCCAAAACTCATCGCAGAAAC
Encoded proteins:
- a CDS encoding FMN-binding glutamate synthase family protein, coding for MIDFITSISWWVWLLIIIVIVAIRDIFFQRSHTISHNFPIVGHFRYWLESIGPEMRQYFVANNREELPFNRIERGWIYASAKKENNYEGFGTDRDIYAHHHIFVKNQMMAYEVPAEHPNQIDTSFVPCAKVMGAYNKRRKLYRPKSVINVSAMSFGSLSAAAVESLNKGVAKSDAYHNTGEGGLSPYHKQGGDVVFHFGTGYFGVRSDEGSLSIEKLKALVENNPCIKAIEIKLSQGAKPGKGGVLPGAKITPELAEIRGVEVGKDVLSPATHKAFKTIPELLQLIEKIAEETGLPVGIKGAIGKIDQWEQLADLMLKTGKGPDFITVDGGEGGTGAAPPSFADHVSLPWVYGFSSLYKVFLNRELTDRIVFIGSGKLGFPAKAAMAFAMGVDCINVAREAMMSIGCIQAQVCHTNRCPTGIATQNKWLQNGIDVPLKSDRLAQYFKSFRKEFLEITHAAGYEHPCQFHMEDIQVNVDDTDMNRDLRSAYKYQKTPVPFNGMQELYDCIFLGGKSVITNK